The proteins below are encoded in one region of Methanosarcina barkeri 3:
- a CDS encoding response regulator, protein MKKAKVLVVEDQNIVALNIRNKLKNLGYTVPGTASTGEEAIRKAELTNADLVLMDIMLKGEMDGIEAAREIKNRLRIPVLYLTAYTDDETLERAKTTEPAGYISKPFKEEDLHSNIEMALHKHRAEKKEAEREAEKENEKENEKTPE, encoded by the coding sequence ATGAAAAAAGCAAAAGTTCTGGTTGTCGAAGATCAGAATATCGTGGCTCTCAATATTAGAAACAAACTGAAAAACCTTGGTTACACCGTGCCGGGTACTGCGTCCACAGGAGAGGAAGCAATAAGAAAAGCCGAGTTAACGAACGCAGACCTTGTTTTGATGGACATTATGTTAAAAGGAGAAATGGATGGAATTGAAGCTGCCCGTGAGATAAAAAACCGACTTCGGATTCCAGTACTATATCTTACAGCCTATACTGATGACGAAACTCTTGAGAGGGCAAAAACAACAGAGCCTGCAGGATATATCTCTAAACCTTTTAAGGAAGAGGATCTGCACAGCAATATCGAAATGGCACTTCATAAACACAGAGCAGAAAAGAAAGAAGCCGAAAGAGAAGCTGAAAAGGAAAATGAAAAAGAAAATGAAAAGACTCCTGAGTAA
- a CDS encoding response regulator: protein MDKTKILVVEDQAIVALNIKIRLKNLGYAVPSTAVSGEEAIREAELTNADLILMDIMLKGDMDGIEAARIIKSRFGIPIIYLTACTDFETLERANLTDAEGYISKPFKEEDLYKNIETALLKNRSKKKNKRVVRVKDKSY, encoded by the coding sequence ATGGACAAAACGAAAATTCTAGTTGTAGAAGACCAGGCTATTGTGGCTTTAAATATTAAAATTCGGCTGAAGAATCTGGGGTACGCAGTTCCTAGCACTGCGGTTTCAGGGGAAGAAGCAATAAGAGAAGCTGAGCTTACAAACGCTGACCTGATTTTAATGGATATTATGCTAAAAGGAGATATGGATGGAATTGAAGCGGCCCGAATTATTAAATCACGCTTTGGAATACCCATAATTTACCTTACTGCCTGTACGGATTTTGAGACCCTTGAACGAGCGAATCTAACGGATGCGGAAGGATATATTTCAAAGCCCTTCAAAGAAGAAGACTTATACAAAAATATAGAGACTGCTCTTCTTAAAAACCGGTCAAAAAAGAAAAACAAGAGAGTGGTTAGAGTTAAAGATAAAAGTTATTAA
- the thiI gene encoding tRNA uracil 4-sulfurtransferase ThiI codes for MTDNSNEIEVKPKADTHTSRESKNTPENYIENPDNPGSDPSSLRSEAPSNVVIVRYGELALKSTGVRNWYEKILMKNIAAMLDSRDIPYSQVRREWGRIFIDTTDFSAAEAAADVFGVVSTSPALTTEPTLESAAIVCATLAKDLVLEGESFAVRARRSGNHHFSSVDIGRICGDAVWSALENKGKHPRVDLSSPDKEIFVEMRQNFAYIYLETFNGVGGLPLGTQGSMVILMSGGLDSPVAAWLMMKRGVMIIPVYCNTSPYAENAARERAFECIRQLQKWAPGHQLTTYEIPHGPNLKAFIDICKRKNTCLLCKRMMYREAYEVMKKEGASGIITGSSLGQVASQTAANMYAEIYQLAIPIYHPLIAFDKTEIIDIARKIGTYDISSQPAGSCTAVPERPEIGANYDLVVLEEQKMDVETMVLNAMKAAKVLKL; via the coding sequence ATGACAGACAATTCCAATGAAATCGAAGTAAAGCCTAAGGCAGATACCCATACCTCGAGAGAAAGCAAGAATACACCGGAAAACTATATCGAAAATCCAGATAATCCTGGTTCTGATCCTTCTTCTTTAAGGTCTGAAGCTCCATCTAATGTAGTCATAGTTCGGTATGGTGAACTTGCCCTTAAAAGTACAGGAGTTCGTAACTGGTATGAGAAAATTCTTATGAAGAATATTGCGGCAATGCTGGATTCTCGAGATATTCCATATTCCCAGGTACGGAGGGAATGGGGCCGAATATTTATTGACACTACGGATTTCAGTGCGGCTGAGGCTGCTGCTGATGTTTTTGGGGTTGTCTCTACTTCTCCTGCATTGACGACTGAACCGACCCTTGAGAGTGCAGCCATTGTATGTGCTACCCTGGCCAAGGACCTGGTTTTAGAAGGCGAATCTTTTGCCGTAAGGGCCAGAAGAAGCGGAAATCATCATTTTTCTTCAGTGGACATAGGTAGAATCTGCGGGGATGCCGTCTGGAGTGCTCTGGAAAATAAAGGGAAGCATCCCAGAGTTGACCTGAGTTCTCCTGATAAGGAAATTTTCGTGGAAATGCGGCAAAATTTTGCTTACATTTACCTGGAAACGTTTAACGGAGTCGGTGGTCTTCCTCTCGGCACCCAAGGAAGCATGGTTATTTTAATGTCCGGCGGGCTTGACTCCCCAGTTGCAGCCTGGCTTATGATGAAACGCGGAGTTATGATTATTCCCGTATACTGCAACACTTCGCCCTATGCCGAGAATGCCGCAAGAGAACGCGCTTTTGAATGTATTCGTCAGCTTCAGAAGTGGGCTCCGGGACATCAGCTTACAACTTACGAGATCCCTCATGGTCCTAATCTCAAAGCCTTTATAGACATATGTAAACGAAAAAATACCTGTCTTCTCTGCAAACGCATGATGTACCGGGAAGCTTATGAGGTTATGAAAAAAGAAGGTGCAAGTGGAATTATTACCGGTTCTTCCCTGGGACAGGTAGCTTCCCAGACTGCTGCCAATATGTATGCTGAAATCTATCAGCTTGCTATCCCCATTTATCATCCTTTGATAGCTTTTGATAAAACAGAGATAATAGATATTGCCCGCAAAATCGGAACCTATGATATTTCCAGTCAACCCGCAGGCAGCTGCACTGCTGTGCCTGAGCGGCCTGAAATTGGAGCAAATTATGACCTTGTTGTACTTGAAGAACAAAAAATGGATGTCGAAACCATGGTTCTCAATGCTATGAAAGCAGCAAAAGTCCTTAAACTCTGA
- a CDS encoding tetratricopeptide repeat protein, giving the protein MSSVRKGNLIVSSYILLALMLYFFSGFLPVAGAITGQELAAENDGKTNVTDVNEKTEVSPDLSEIMAQRPASIEGLIDKGNTLYSLKKYQLSMNCYNEALKIDSNSSLAWYGKGRSLAELGKNAEAVNCYHKALLTFPISSENWYDKGNKQLELKKYVEAVNCYDKSFAADTYLATVWYRKALASEQLGLDQETLNSYEKSIELNSNSSNSLRMKGMAYIGLEKYPEAIKCFDSALNITPNNGELWYQKGAVLDKSGDYETAIDCYDKAISFNPDIVDAWHNKGINLEKMAIYDEALTCYEFVLLSEPENLDVLQRKGVCLEKLGRNEEALKCYDEVLVYNPGNSEAWYSKGSLLNKTGQYDAAIACYDKALNPDTGIQVEEIGSDSLEQLSVYEVALPSYPLNPEFKSPTVKIWYEKALSFDKLEKYDSAIECYDKVLETESEHAVVWYMKGMGLEKLGKYEEAVECYDQALKLDSGYAKVWYQKGLDSSKIKDYKDAVESYDKALDIEENYTFAWSGKAFALAKLGKCESSLTCYNKVLEAVPSSAAAWYNKGLVLDELGKHEEASECYNQTLLIDPEYSAARFKLNKSMEQDSITPVSEQVKNNSTDANPAQVLSGGFWAYLLNYEYMSSEDHAEPSEDLNLFSPEVSYDTAWYGKASIYSKLGMYDDALTSYDMVLAINPARAEAWYEEGLILDKLNRSEEALECYKKALDLDPQSSRALYGIASTVGNLGKLEEAVSYYDQLLALNSSNSDALLGKGLALSNLSRYDEAISCYTTLLNSEPENIEALRSRALALSKSNKPDEALSDYDRIIKLQPESSQVMAEKASLLEALGRYEETAECYERMLEISPDDREIIYKQGKALENSGDFEGAVGCYDRILELDPGNVDAYNKKGFVLYKLEKYQQAIDCYNKALEYSPDNVTALYFQGCTYLTLSSNKASLNCFNKTIELKPDCITAWYNKGYIHNMMGETEEAVSCYDSILAINPNSASTLYNKRFALYTLKKLDEAAICKAKLDEIDPGFVDALQKRGTKFFLPEYYDSTLNYSLPSRWYGGEENISGNVSANMTELSQSGKITDPSYSPEYNSSNYTELDEGQENGNYTELDEGPENGNYTELDEGWESEDPGYWYVPEPDEERANSSKE; this is encoded by the coding sequence ATGAGCTCAGTTAGAAAAGGTAATTTGATTGTCAGTTCTTATATTCTCCTTGCTTTAATGTTATATTTCTTTTCAGGTTTTTTACCTGTAGCAGGAGCCATCACAGGTCAGGAACTGGCTGCAGAAAATGATGGAAAAACTAATGTGACCGATGTTAATGAAAAGACTGAAGTAAGTCCTGATCTCTCTGAGATAATGGCACAGCGCCCAGCTTCTATAGAAGGTCTTATTGACAAGGGGAACACGTTATACTCCCTTAAAAAATATCAACTATCTATGAACTGCTATAATGAAGCACTTAAGATCGATTCTAATTCGTCACTGGCCTGGTACGGAAAAGGACGTTCTCTGGCCGAACTGGGAAAGAATGCCGAAGCAGTTAATTGTTATCATAAGGCTCTTTTAACCTTTCCGATTTCTTCCGAAAACTGGTATGATAAGGGCAACAAACAGCTTGAGCTAAAAAAATATGTTGAGGCCGTTAACTGCTACGATAAAAGCTTTGCAGCCGATACCTATCTCGCCACAGTGTGGTATCGAAAAGCTCTTGCTTCTGAGCAGCTAGGTCTTGATCAGGAAACTCTGAACTCTTATGAAAAATCTATTGAACTTAACTCCAATTCTTCCAACTCTCTGCGGATGAAGGGAATGGCTTACATCGGACTTGAGAAGTATCCTGAGGCAATTAAATGCTTTGACAGCGCTCTTAATATCACGCCTAACAATGGTGAACTCTGGTATCAAAAAGGAGCAGTTCTTGATAAATCCGGTGATTACGAAACTGCAATAGATTGTTATGACAAGGCAATTTCTTTTAATCCGGATATTGTGGATGCCTGGCATAATAAAGGTATTAACCTTGAAAAAATGGCAATTTATGATGAGGCGCTTACTTGCTATGAATTTGTTCTTCTGTCAGAACCTGAAAATCTTGATGTTTTACAGAGGAAGGGTGTATGCCTTGAGAAGCTTGGAAGAAACGAAGAAGCTCTGAAATGCTATGATGAAGTTCTGGTTTACAATCCTGGTAATTCCGAGGCCTGGTATAGTAAAGGCTCTCTGCTTAATAAAACAGGCCAATATGACGCTGCAATAGCGTGTTATGATAAAGCGCTTAACCCGGACACAGGAATTCAGGTTGAGGAAATCGGAAGTGATTCACTTGAACAGCTAAGTGTTTACGAGGTTGCACTTCCGTCTTATCCATTAAATCCTGAATTTAAGTCACCCACAGTTAAGATATGGTACGAGAAAGCCCTGTCTTTTGATAAGCTTGAAAAGTACGATTCTGCGATTGAGTGTTATGATAAGGTTCTTGAAACCGAGTCTGAACATGCTGTTGTCTGGTATATGAAAGGCATGGGCCTTGAAAAGCTTGGCAAGTATGAAGAAGCAGTTGAATGCTATGACCAAGCTCTGAAACTGGACTCCGGGTATGCTAAAGTATGGTACCAGAAAGGCTTAGACTCTTCAAAAATCAAAGACTACAAAGATGCAGTTGAAAGCTATGATAAAGCTCTCGATATTGAAGAAAACTATACATTTGCCTGGTCTGGTAAGGCTTTCGCCCTGGCGAAACTTGGAAAATGTGAAAGCTCGCTTACATGTTACAACAAAGTCCTTGAGGCTGTACCAAGCAGTGCAGCTGCCTGGTACAATAAAGGGCTAGTTCTTGATGAACTCGGAAAGCATGAAGAAGCTTCAGAATGCTATAACCAGACTCTTCTGATAGATCCCGAGTATTCTGCTGCACGCTTTAAGTTGAACAAAAGCATGGAACAGGACTCAATAACTCCAGTATCAGAGCAAGTTAAAAACAATAGTACAGATGCCAATCCTGCCCAGGTGCTTTCTGGAGGTTTCTGGGCTTATCTTCTGAATTATGAGTACATGAGCTCAGAAGACCATGCCGAACCTTCTGAAGATTTGAACCTTTTTAGCCCCGAGGTCAGTTACGATACTGCATGGTATGGAAAAGCCTCTATCTACAGTAAACTCGGAATGTACGATGATGCACTGACTTCTTATGATATGGTGCTTGCAATTAATCCTGCACGTGCTGAGGCCTGGTATGAAGAAGGCTTGATACTTGATAAGTTAAATAGAAGTGAAGAAGCTCTGGAATGCTACAAGAAAGCCCTGGACCTTGACCCACAGTCAAGTAGAGCCCTATATGGGATAGCTTCTACTGTAGGCAATCTTGGAAAGCTTGAAGAAGCAGTCAGTTACTATGACCAGTTGCTTGCTCTAAACTCCAGCAATTCAGATGCCCTCCTTGGGAAAGGTCTTGCCCTCTCTAATCTGAGCAGGTATGATGAGGCAATCTCCTGTTACACTACACTTCTTAACTCTGAGCCTGAAAACATTGAGGCTCTCAGAAGTCGGGCTCTTGCTCTATCGAAATCCAATAAACCCGATGAAGCACTGTCAGACTACGATAGAATAATTAAGCTTCAGCCTGAAAGTTCCCAGGTCATGGCCGAAAAAGCCTCTTTACTGGAAGCACTTGGTAGATACGAGGAAACTGCTGAATGTTACGAGAGAATGCTTGAAATCTCGCCGGATGACAGGGAGATTATTTACAAACAGGGAAAAGCCCTGGAAAACAGCGGAGACTTTGAGGGTGCAGTAGGCTGCTATGACAGAATTCTTGAACTGGACCCTGGAAATGTGGACGCCTACAATAAAAAGGGCTTTGTGCTCTACAAGCTGGAAAAATACCAGCAAGCTATTGACTGTTACAATAAGGCTCTGGAATATAGTCCAGATAATGTTACGGCCTTGTATTTCCAGGGTTGCACTTATCTTACGTTAAGCAGCAATAAAGCATCTCTTAATTGTTTCAACAAAACAATAGAGCTTAAACCTGATTGTATCACAGCCTGGTATAACAAAGGATACATCCACAATATGATGGGAGAAACTGAAGAAGCAGTTTCATGTTATGACAGCATCCTTGCAATTAACCCGAACTCAGCTTCGACCCTTTACAACAAACGTTTTGCTCTTTACACTCTAAAGAAACTAGATGAGGCTGCTATATGCAAGGCAAAATTGGACGAAATCGATCCTGGTTTTGTTGACGCTCTACAGAAAAGAGGAACTAAGTTCTTCCTTCCTGAGTATTATGACAGCACTCTGAATTACTCTCTACCTTCAAGATGGTATGGAGGAGAAGAGAATATTTCAGGAAATGTAAGTGCAAACATGACTGAGCTTTCTCAATCAGGAAAAATAACTGATCCTTCCTACAGTCCGGAATACAATAGCAGCAACTATACTGAACTTGATGAGGGACAGGAGAATGGGAACTATACTGAGCTTGATGAGGGACCGGAAAACGGGAACTATACTGAGCTTGACGAGGGGTGGGAAAGTGAAGACCCAGGTTACTGGTATGTTCCCGAACCTGATGAGGAAAGAGCAAATAGTAGTAAAGAATGA
- a CDS encoding HD domain-containing protein has product MQKEELDFFKKWFLDYVDQFSSPEAFIQENIDLKIEHTSRVCENILLLAKAENLEKEGSRLAETIALFHDLGRFEQFTKYRTFSDLESENHALLGVKILKNAGILTILSRKEKDLILKAVEYHNSMAIPECTETSSEFLFYLKLIRDADKLDILKLVSEDYEKKEEFRNPALEFDMPDTPGCSEKIVADILNNRMAKLTDAKNLNDIKLLRLSWIFDINFPAAFSLLRERGYLKTILYSIPEIEEVQIVRKHIDSYLNAIETRPRNEAMKTDIS; this is encoded by the coding sequence ATGCAGAAGGAAGAACTGGATTTCTTCAAAAAATGGTTTCTGGATTACGTAGACCAATTTTCCTCTCCGGAAGCTTTTATTCAGGAAAATATTGATTTGAAAATCGAACATACATCAAGAGTCTGTGAAAACATACTCTTACTCGCTAAAGCTGAAAACCTGGAGAAAGAAGGCTCCAGGCTGGCCGAAACAATAGCTTTATTTCATGATCTGGGTCGTTTTGAGCAGTTTACGAAATACAGGACGTTCAGTGACCTGGAATCTGAAAATCATGCCCTCCTTGGGGTAAAAATTCTGAAAAATGCCGGAATTCTTACCATTCTATCTCGGAAAGAGAAAGATTTAATTCTTAAAGCTGTGGAATATCATAATAGCATGGCAATTCCCGAATGCACAGAAACTTCCAGTGAATTCCTTTTTTATTTGAAATTGATTCGGGATGCCGATAAACTGGATATCCTGAAGCTTGTAAGTGAAGACTATGAAAAAAAGGAGGAATTCAGGAACCCGGCTCTTGAATTCGATATGCCTGATACGCCTGGATGTTCGGAAAAAATAGTTGCTGATATCCTGAATAATAGAATGGCAAAGCTTACAGATGCCAAAAATCTGAATGATATTAAACTCCTTCGTCTGAGCTGGATTTTCGACATTAATTTTCCTGCGGCTTTTAGCCTTCTCAGAGAACGTGGTTATCTAAAGACAATTCTGTACTCAATACCAGAAATTGAAGAAGTGCAGATAGTACGCAAACATATTGATAGCTATTTGAATGCAATTGAAACCAGGCCCAGAAACGAAGCTATGAAAACAGATATCAGCTAA
- a CDS encoding Nif3-like dinuclear metal center hexameric protein, translating into MELIKVVETLEEIAPPELAEDFDEGRIGLILNLGNNIERIAVALDANSYVLKKAAEMEANLLVTHHTLIFHPINKVSKSLAESLRLALDNGISLYSMHTNYDRAEGGINDVLAARLGLKNLENVETGIIGEVESCTSAELASHVSETLQTPVIYVGEKEEIRRVMVIGGSGFTTEFLEIARANRVDAFISSELKHNIIREYEELCLIDATHYATENPGMEALCSRLREISGLEVEFIEQPSGIKAVDKT; encoded by the coding sequence ATGGAACTTATAAAGGTCGTAGAAACTCTCGAAGAAATCGCGCCGCCTGAACTTGCTGAAGATTTTGATGAAGGCAGAATCGGACTAATTCTCAACCTGGGAAATAATATAGAAAGAATTGCAGTTGCTCTCGATGCCAATTCTTATGTGCTTAAGAAAGCCGCAGAAATGGAAGCAAATCTTCTGGTTACCCACCATACTCTTATCTTCCATCCGATAAACAAAGTCTCAAAATCCCTTGCTGAATCCCTCAGGCTTGCTCTTGATAACGGAATATCCCTTTACAGCATGCATACAAACTATGATAGGGCTGAAGGGGGCATTAATGATGTGCTTGCTGCAAGGCTTGGACTAAAGAATCTCGAAAATGTGGAAACCGGCATAATAGGAGAGGTCGAATCCTGTACTTCGGCTGAACTGGCATCTCATGTTTCGGAGACCCTGCAAACTCCTGTAATATATGTTGGTGAAAAAGAGGAAATAAGGAGAGTAATGGTCATTGGTGGCAGTGGCTTTACTACTGAGTTCCTTGAAATTGCAAGGGCAAATAGAGTCGATGCTTTCATATCTTCCGAACTTAAGCATAACATTATCCGTGAGTATGAGGAACTCTGTCTTATTGATGCTACTCACTATGCCACGGAAAATCCGGGTATGGAGGCTTTATGCTCCAGGCTGCGTGAAATTTCCGGGCTCGAAGTGGAGTTTATTGAACAGCCTTCCGGAATCAAAGCAGTTGATAAAACCTGA